In one Lolium rigidum isolate FL_2022 chromosome 3, APGP_CSIRO_Lrig_0.1, whole genome shotgun sequence genomic region, the following are encoded:
- the LOC124701398 gene encoding protein NPGR2-like: MMEGREQRRRPRKLLRWMAMQCLCSGEQAVRVDELAPTNGEVELQANNAGIQEAELSLREGDSLNYEEARALLAKVEYQQGHVEEALRMLNGINIPAMVPDVKISITRLARVQPDSGYPPMSLHSVNLIMETIYLKTIALRDLGKFKEAAEQCSMILDVIELALPEGLPANFGYGSNFNATICSAVKLLPELWKLEDSPPEALSSYRRALLRNWNLDAKTIGTIQKEFAIFLLYSGCEACTPTLRPQSHGSFVPENNFEEAILLLMILLMKFNLGRLERDLTVMHHLTFALSMSGRLKPLATQFEKLLPSVLHSREWMYNVALCYLAEEDDLTALNLLRMILRFGEDSSCIKELLLSSKICSENGACAEEGASYARRALVSLNGGCDQLEVVADLLLGISLSHHARYALSGTARDTQQREALEVLRVAGKKMQPRDYKLLYNLSLENAEQRKLEAAASYAKKLLKLENGSELKSWLLIARIMSAQKQFKNAESIVNAALDQTEKWCHVDLLQTKAKIQAANGQFKKAIETYTQLLAVIELRTKNSRSGKMVLQGSKDDRSRETETWYDLALVYLSLSQWRDAEICISKIKAINAYSPLAYHSTGKLHEARGFLKEALGAYSTALDLEPKHVPSLISAAVALRQLGGRPLPAARTFLTDALRLDRTNHVACFNLGLTYEDEGGSSSALEAAECFETAALLEETAPPEPFR, translated from the exons ATGATGGAGGGCAGGGAACAGAGGAGGAGACCTCGTAAACTGTTGCGCTGGATGGCGATGCAATGCCTGTGCTCCGGGGAGCAGGCCGTTCGGGTGGATGAGCTGGCACCAACAAATGGCGAAGTCGAGTTGCAGGCCAACAATGCCGGTATTCAGGAAGCCGAGTTGTCCCTTCGGGAGGGTGATTCCCTTAACTATGAG GAAGCAAGGGCATTGCTAGCAAAAGTAGAATACCAACAGGGGCATGTTGAAGAAGCACTTCGTATGCTTAATGGGATAAATATACCTGCAATGGTTCCTGACGTGAAAATTTCAATCACTAGATTAGCAAGGGTTCAACCAGATTCCGGTTATCCCCCAATGTCCTTGCATTCTGTTAATCTAATAATGGAGACCATATATCTCAAAACTATAGCACTTCGTGATCTTGGGAAGTTCAAAG AAGCTGCAGAGCAGTGTAGTATGATATTGGACGTTATAGAATTGGCACTGCCTGAGGGTTTACCAGCCAACTTTGGATATGGTAGTAACTTTAATGCAACAATATGCAGTGCCGTCAAGTTGCTTCCTGAGCTATGGAAATTAGAAGATTCCCCTCCTGAAGCTCTCTCGTCATATAGGAGAGCTCTTCTTAGAAATTGGAACCTCGATGCGAAGACCATTGGTACAATACAAAAGGAGTTTGCTATTTTTCTCCTATACAGTGGCTGCGAGGCCTGCACTCCAACCCTTCGACCCCAATCACATGGTTCATTTGTGCctgaaaacaattttgaagaaGCTATTCTTCtcttgatgattttattgatgaaATTCAACCTTGGAAGGCTTGAGAGAGACCTAACTGTGATGCATCATCTTACTTTTGCATTGTCCATGTCAGGGCGGTTAAAACCTTTAGCCACCCAGTTTGAGAAACTATTACCTAGTGTGTTACACAGCAGAGAGTGGATGTACAATGTTGCGTTGTGTTACCTGGCAGAAGAAGATGATCTAACTGCCCTCAATCTGCTCAGAATGATATTGAGGTTTGGAGAGGATTCCAGTTGTATCAAAGAACTTCTTCTATCTTCAAAAATTTGTAGCGAGAATGGTGCATGTGCTGAAGAAGGTGCCTCCTACGCACGCCGAGCCCTTGTTAGTCTAAATGGTGGTTGTGACCAGTTAGAGGTTGTTGCGGACCTTTTACTTGGCATTTCGCTCTCCCATCATGCTAGATATGCTTTGAGTGGTACGGCAAGAGATACTCAGCAGCGTGAAGCACTTGAGGTGCTCCGTGTTGCTGGAAAGAAGATGCAACCCAGGGATTACAAGTTACTGTACAATCTCAGCCTAGAAAATGCTGAGCAGAGGAAACTAGAGGCAGCAGCTTCATATGCAAAGAAGCTACTGAAATTGGAGAATGGATCAGAACTAAAGAGTTGGCTCCTTATTGCTCGGATCATGAGTGCTCAAAAACAGTTTAAAAATGCTGAATCTATTGTAAATGCTGCCCTTGATCAGACTGAGAAGTGGTGTCACGTAGATCTGTTGCAGACCAAAGCCAAGATTCAGGCTGCAAACGGGCAATTTAAGAAGGCAATTGAAACTTATACGCAGCTTCTTGCTGTCATTGAACTTAGGACGAAAAATTCCCGCTCTGGGAAGATGGTGTTACAG GGCTCGAAGGATGATAGAAGTAGAGAAACAGAGACATGGTACGATCTGGCCCTTGTGTACCTAAGCTTGTCACAGTGGAGGGATGCAGAAATTTGCATATCGAAAATAAAAGCTATCAATGCATATTCCCCCTTGGCTTATCATTCTACAG GAAAGCTACATGAGGCAAGAGGGTTTCTCAAGGAAGCTCTTGGAGCATATTCCACAGCATTAGACCTTGAACCTAAGCACGTACCGAGTTTGATATCAGCCGCCGTTGCCCTTCGGCAGCTTGGCGGGAGGCCCTTGCCTGCCGCAAGGACCTTCCTAACTGACGCGCTGAGACTGGACAGAACTAATCATGTTGCATGTTTTAACCTTGGTTTAACCTATGAAGATGAAGGGGGTAGTTCATCAGCACTTGAAGCTGCTGAATGTTTTGAGACGGCTGCTCTTCTGGAAGAAACGGCCCCGCCGGAACCTTTCAGATGA
- the LOC124701397 gene encoding putative receptor protein kinase ZmPK1 — MAPPPSLLLPTASLLCSFALLSISRAVAHDILPLRSSLTVEAFQTDMLQSSDGTFSCGFYNIYTNAFTFSIWYSKAANKTVVWSANRDRPVHVKRSTLALQRDGNMVLRDYDGTVVWQAGGNFRNVQYAQLLNTGNFILKDTNGKTIWQSFDSPTDTFLPTQPITASTKLVPTTQSPVPGNYIFRFSDLSVLSLIYDTPEASDIYWPDPDQTLYQDNRNQYNNTRLGMLDNNGSFGSSDFADGQPLVASDAGPGIKRRLTLDPDGNLRLYSLNESDGSWKISMVALSLACNVHGVCGPNGICHYSPKPACSCAPGYVMRNPGNWTEGCNAIVNITCHNQEPMKFVRLPQTDFWGSDQRHIRSVSLHACKRTCMGDCTCKGFQYQEDTGSCYPKAGLFSGRTYPSTDVRTIYLKLPSKVNVSSTTFRYSDVFDSAPPSLDCNQMSSILPNLEVHNNGVEESKWFYFYGFIVAIFVVEVSFIAFAWFFVLGRELRPSELWAAEEGYKVMTSHFRRYSYGELVKATIDFKVELGRGSSGVVYKGVLEDERPVALKKLEHISRGKEEFQAELSVIARIYHMNLVRIWGFCSEGSHRLLVCEYIENGSLASILFSDKNNISLDWKQRFNIALGVAKGLAYLHHECLEWVIHCDVKPENILLDKNFEPKITDFGLAKLLSRGGSSENTSHVRGTTGYIAPEWISGLPITSKVDVYSYGVVLLELLSGSRVSELTVGSDAEVHSMLRKLVTTLADKLEGNDESWIDRFVDCKLSGQFSYVQARTLVKLVVSCLEEDRRKRSTMESIVQTLLSFDEANK, encoded by the coding sequence ATggctcctcctccttcacttcTGCTTCCCACCGCATCCCTCCTCTGCTCATTTGCTCTCCTTTCAATTTCAAGAGCTGTAGCACATGACATTCTTCCCTTGAGATCCTCTCTAACCGTCGAAGCCTTCCAAACTGACATGCTGCAATCATCAGATGGCACCTTCTCCTGTGGTTTCTACAACATCTACACCAATGCCTTCACATTTTCAATATGGTATTCCAAGGCGGCAAACAAAACCGTCGTCTGGAGTGCAAATCGCGACCGCCCTGTCCATGTCAAAAGGTCAACCCTGGCCTTGCAGAGGGATGGAAATATGGTCCTAAGAGATTATGATGGCACAGTTGTGTGGCAAGCTGGTGGCAACTTCAGAAATGTCCAGTATGCTCAGCTGTTGAATACTGGGAATTTCATCTTGAAGGATACCAATGGCAAGACAATATGGCAAAGTTTTGATTCACCCACAGACACTTTCCTACCAACTCAGCCCATCACTGCTTCTACAAAGTTAGTGCCTACAACCCAATCACCTGTTCCTGGTAACTACATCTTCCGTTTCAGTGATCTATCAGTACTGTCACTTATATATGACACTCCTGAAGCTTCGGATATATACTGGCCAGACCCTGATCAGACTCTCTACCAGGATAATAGAAACCAGTACAACAATACTAGGTTGGGGATGTTGGACAACAACGGGAGTTTTGGGTCGAGTGATTTTGCTGATGGTCAACCACTTGTGGCCTCTGATGCAGGGCCTGGGATTAAGAGAAGGCTAACTCTGGATCCTGACGGTAATCTTCGGTTGTACAGCTTGAATGAATCAGATGGTTCATGGAAAATTTCAATGGTAGCACTGTCCCTTGCTTGCAACGTCCATGGCGTATGCGGTCCTAATGGAATCTGTCACTACTCACCTAAACCTGCATGTTCATGCGCACCAGGCTATGTGATGAGGAACCCAGGTAACTGGACTGAAGGCTGTAATGCTATTGTCAACATAACATGTCATAATCAGGAACCTATGAAGTTTGTGAGACTCCCGCAGACAGATTTTTGGGGCTCCGATCAGCGGCATATTCGCTCGGTTTCTTTACATGCTTGTAAGAGGACCTGCATGGGTGACTGCACCTGCAAAGGCTTTCAATACCAGGAAGATACAGGGTCATGCTATCCGAAAGCTGGTCTTTTTAGTGGACGGACCTATCCATCAACCGATGTGCGAACAATATATCTCAAGCTTCCTTCCAAGGTGAATGTTTCAAGCACAACTTTTCGTTACTCGGACGTGTTTGATTCTGCACCACCTAGTCTTGATTGCAACCAGATGAGCAGCATACTACCAAATCTAGAAGTGCATAACAATGGTGTGGAAGAATCAAAGTGGTTCTACTTCTACGGTTTCATAGTTGCAATTTTTGTTGTTGAAGTTTCCTTTATAGCATTCGCATGGTTCTTTGTTCTGGGAAGAGAGCTTAGGCCATCAGAGTTATGGGCGGCCGAGGAAGGATACAAAGTGATGACTAGTCATTTTCGAAGATACAGTTACGGAGAACTAGTGAAGGCGACAATAGATTTCAAAGTTGAGCTAGGAAGGGGAAGTTCAGGCGTAGTGTACAAAGGTGTCTTAGAAGATGAAAGACCAGTTGCTCTGAAAAAGCTGGAGCATATTAGTCGGGGTAAGGAAGAGTTCCAGGCTGAGCTGAGTGTGATTGCCAGGATTTACCACATGAATCTAGTGAGAATATGGGGGTTTTGTTCAGAGGGATCTCACAGGCTGTTGGTTTGTGAATATATCGAGAATGGCTCACTGGCTAGCATTTTGTTCAGTGACAAAAACAATATCTCGCTGGACTGGAAGCAACGGTTCAATATTGCGTTAGGAGTTGCGAAAGGATTGGCCTATCTTCACCATGAGTGCTTGGAATGGGTCATtcattgtgatgtgaaacctgagAATATACTGTTGGACAAGAACTTTGAGCCTAAGATCACTGACTTTGGATTGGCAAAGTTACTAAGCAGAGGTGGGTCCAGTGAGAACACATCTCATGTCCGAGGAACGACAGGTTACATTGCTCCTGAGTGGATTTCTGGCCTCCCTATCACGTCGAAAGTTGATGTGTATAGCTATGGAGTTGTGCTTCTTGAGCTTTTATCTGGAAGCAGAGTCTCGGAGTTGACCGTCGGTTCAGATGCAGAGGTGCATAGTATGCTCAGGAAGCTTGTCACAACGCTTGCAGATAAACTGGAAGGAAATGATGAATCTTGGATCGACAGATTTGTGGATTGCAAATTGAGTGGACAATTCAGCTATGTACAAGCTAGAACATTGGTCAAACTGGTTGTTTCTTGTTTGGAGGAAGATAGAAGAAAGAGATCAACTATGGAATCTATTGTCCAGACTCTCCTATCATTTGATGAAGCGAACAAGTAG